A section of the Stenotrophomonas sp. 364 genome encodes:
- the rnfB gene encoding Rnf electron transport complex subunit RnfB, which yields MPSTSASLIERLDRLLPQTQCGQCGYDGCYPYAQAMARGEAGVDHCPPGGDDGARALAHVLGVPAVPFDRSRGAHKPAQVALIIEADCIGCTKCIQACPVDAIVGGAKYMHTVLPDLCTGCELCIPPCPVDCIELIAAPAR from the coding sequence ATGCCCAGCACCTCCGCCAGTTTGATCGAACGCCTCGACCGCCTGTTGCCGCAGACCCAATGCGGCCAGTGCGGCTATGACGGCTGCTACCCGTACGCGCAGGCCATGGCCCGTGGCGAGGCCGGCGTCGACCACTGCCCACCGGGCGGCGACGACGGTGCCCGTGCGCTGGCCCATGTGCTGGGCGTACCGGCGGTGCCGTTCGACCGCAGCCGCGGCGCGCACAAACCCGCACAGGTCGCGCTGATCATCGAAGCCGACTGCATCGGCTGCACCAAATGCATCCAGGCCTGCCCGGTGGACGCCATCGTGGGCGGTGCCAAGTACATGCACACCGTCCTGCCCGACCTGTGCACCGGTTGCGAGCTGTGCATTCCCCCGTGCCCGGTGGATTGC